In Humulus lupulus chromosome 7, drHumLupu1.1, whole genome shotgun sequence, the following are encoded in one genomic region:
- the LOC133788929 gene encoding uncharacterized protein LOC133788929 isoform X1: MDMSGLFKVFSCKLCCIVYLRLTVCAWILGSRPMGNTGNKPAKQEPEEIFLKIVPPLDHAYVRWLTRDLERTHGFTPAKPRAVKPPDHYIEYMQLNGWLDVNLDDPDVAHLLKK, translated from the coding sequence ATGGACATGAGTGGCCTGTTTAAAGTATTCTCTTGCAAGTTGTGCTGCATTGTTTATCTCCGACTAACAGTATGTGCTTGGATTTTGGGGAGCAGGCCCATGGGAAACACGGGAAACAAACCAGCGAAGCAAGAGCCCGAAGAGATTTTCTTGAAGATCGTACCTCCATTAGACCATGCCTATGTCAGGTGGCTTACTCGGGATCTCGAGAGGACTCATGGCTTCACTCCAGCAAAGCCTCGTGCGGTAAAGCCTCCAGATCATTATATAGAGTACATGCAGTTGAATGGATGGTTAGATGTGAACCTGGATGATCCTGACGTAGCACACTTGCTCAAAAAGTAG
- the LOC133788929 gene encoding uncharacterized protein LOC133788929 isoform X2: protein MGNTGNKPAKQEPEEIFLKIVPPLDHAYVRWLTRDLERTHGFTPAKPRAVKPPDHYIEYMQLNGWLDVNLDDPDVAHLLKK from the coding sequence ATGGGAAACACGGGAAACAAACCAGCGAAGCAAGAGCCCGAAGAGATTTTCTTGAAGATCGTACCTCCATTAGACCATGCCTATGTCAGGTGGCTTACTCGGGATCTCGAGAGGACTCATGGCTTCACTCCAGCAAAGCCTCGTGCGGTAAAGCCTCCAGATCATTATATAGAGTACATGCAGTTGAATGGATGGTTAGATGTGAACCTGGATGATCCTGACGTAGCACACTTGCTCAAAAAGTAG